The Fundulus heteroclitus isolate FHET01 chromosome 13, MU-UCD_Fhet_4.1, whole genome shotgun sequence genome contains a region encoding:
- the srsf10b gene encoding serine/arginine-rich splicing factor 10 isoform X1, with protein sequence MRPPNTSLFVRNISDESRPEDLRREFGRYGPIVDVYIPLDFHTRQPRGFAYIQFEDVRDAEDALHSLDRKWVCGRQIEIQFAQGDRKTPNQMKSKERRSPGRSSRYDDYDRDGWRRRSRSRSYERYRSRSPSHDRRRRRSESPRESRGRVYGRGRSRSREDDRWGSRAKGTFPSSDLSHIQVYSHKQEYRQRPRRESRRRSRSRSLSPRDNMNPAAASHYAAEDPRQAPSHSKSRSMSRSRSRSRSWAGRKSGGR encoded by the exons ATGAGGCCTCCGAACACGTCTCTGTTTGTCCGGAACATCTCTGATGAGTCCCG GCCTGAGGATTTGCGGCGTGAGTTTGGCCGCTATGGGCCGATAGTAGATGTCTACATCCCACTTGACTTCCATACACGACAGCCAAGAGGATTTGCATACATTCA ATTTGAGGACGTGCGAGACGCAGAAGACGCCCTGCACAGCCTGGACAGGAAGTGGGTCTGTGGCCGCCAGATCGAGATCCAGTTCGCCCAGGGAGACCGGAAGA CGCCCAACCAGATGAAGTCGAAGGAGCGACGGTCTCCGGGTCGGTCGTCTCGCTACGACGACTACGACCGTGACGGCTGGCGCCGCAGGTCTCGCAGCCGCAGCTACGAGCGGTACCGCTCACGCAGCCCGTCTCACGACCGCCGCCGCAGACGATCGGAGAGTCCTCGAGA GTCTCGCGGGCGGGTCTACGGACGCGGACGAAGCCGGAGCCGTGAGGATGACAGGTGGGGTTCCCGCGCCAAAGGGACTTTTCCCAGCTCGGACTTGTCCCACATTCAGGTTTACAGCCACAAGCAAGA GTACCGACAGAGGCCGCGCAGGGAGTCCAGGAGGAGGTCCAGGTCCCGCTCCCTGTCCCCCCGAGACAACATGAACCCCGCCGCCGCCTCCCACTACGCCGCCGAAGACCCGCGCCAGGCTCCGTCCCACTCAAAGTCCCGCTCCATGTCCCGGTCCCGTTCACGCTCCCGCTCCTGGGCCGGCCGCAAGTCCGGCGGACGCTag
- the srsf10b gene encoding serine/arginine-rich splicing factor 10 isoform X2 produces MRPPNTSLFVRNISDESRPEDLRREFGRYGPIVDVYIPLDFHTRQPRGFAYIQFEDVRDAEDALHSLDRKWVCGRQIEIQFAQGDRKTPNQMKSKERRSPGRSSRYDDYDRDGWRRRSRSRSYERYRSRSPSHDRRRRRSESPRESRGRVYGRGRSRSREDDRYRQRPRRESRRRSRSRSLSPRDNMNPAAASHYAAEDPRQAPSHSKSRSMSRSRSRSRSWAGRKSGGR; encoded by the exons ATGAGGCCTCCGAACACGTCTCTGTTTGTCCGGAACATCTCTGATGAGTCCCG GCCTGAGGATTTGCGGCGTGAGTTTGGCCGCTATGGGCCGATAGTAGATGTCTACATCCCACTTGACTTCCATACACGACAGCCAAGAGGATTTGCATACATTCA ATTTGAGGACGTGCGAGACGCAGAAGACGCCCTGCACAGCCTGGACAGGAAGTGGGTCTGTGGCCGCCAGATCGAGATCCAGTTCGCCCAGGGAGACCGGAAGA CGCCCAACCAGATGAAGTCGAAGGAGCGACGGTCTCCGGGTCGGTCGTCTCGCTACGACGACTACGACCGTGACGGCTGGCGCCGCAGGTCTCGCAGCCGCAGCTACGAGCGGTACCGCTCACGCAGCCCGTCTCACGACCGCCGCCGCAGACGATCGGAGAGTCCTCGAGA GTCTCGCGGGCGGGTCTACGGACGCGGACGAAGCCGGAGCCGTGAGGATGACAG GTACCGACAGAGGCCGCGCAGGGAGTCCAGGAGGAGGTCCAGGTCCCGCTCCCTGTCCCCCCGAGACAACATGAACCCCGCCGCCGCCTCCCACTACGCCGCCGAAGACCCGCGCCAGGCTCCGTCCCACTCAAAGTCCCGCTCCATGTCCCGGTCCCGTTCACGCTCCCGCTCCTGGGCCGGCCGCAAGTCCGGCGGACGCTag
- the srsf10b gene encoding serine/arginine-rich splicing factor 10 isoform X3 codes for MKFKVKHGQSIFEDVRDAEDALHSLDRKWVCGRQIEIQFAQGDRKTPNQMKSKERRSPGRSSRYDDYDRDGWRRRSRSRSYERYRSRSPSHDRRRRRSESPRESRGRVYGRGRSRSREDDRWGSRAKGTFPSSDLSHIQVYSHKQEYRQRPRRESRRRSRSRSLSPRDNMNPAAASHYAAEDPRQAPSHSKSRSMSRSRSRSRSWAGRKSGGR; via the exons ATGAAGTTCAAAGTCAAGCATGGCCAAAG CATATTTGAGGACGTGCGAGACGCAGAAGACGCCCTGCACAGCCTGGACAGGAAGTGGGTCTGTGGCCGCCAGATCGAGATCCAGTTCGCCCAGGGAGACCGGAAGA CGCCCAACCAGATGAAGTCGAAGGAGCGACGGTCTCCGGGTCGGTCGTCTCGCTACGACGACTACGACCGTGACGGCTGGCGCCGCAGGTCTCGCAGCCGCAGCTACGAGCGGTACCGCTCACGCAGCCCGTCTCACGACCGCCGCCGCAGACGATCGGAGAGTCCTCGAGA GTCTCGCGGGCGGGTCTACGGACGCGGACGAAGCCGGAGCCGTGAGGATGACAGGTGGGGTTCCCGCGCCAAAGGGACTTTTCCCAGCTCGGACTTGTCCCACATTCAGGTTTACAGCCACAAGCAAGA GTACCGACAGAGGCCGCGCAGGGAGTCCAGGAGGAGGTCCAGGTCCCGCTCCCTGTCCCCCCGAGACAACATGAACCCCGCCGCCGCCTCCCACTACGCCGCCGAAGACCCGCGCCAGGCTCCGTCCCACTCAAAGTCCCGCTCCATGTCCCGGTCCCGTTCACGCTCCCGCTCCTGGGCCGGCCGCAAGTCCGGCGGACGCTag